DNA from Eucalyptus grandis isolate ANBG69807.140 chromosome 5, ASM1654582v1, whole genome shotgun sequence:
AAGATGTTACTCAAATTTTTGAATAGTTCAAAAGATTggttgaaaaacaattttttttctctattcgAAATTTATACTCGGATGGTGGTGGAGAATTTCAAAACTTAAAACCTTTTCTTGCAAAACATGGAATTTCCCATCTAACTACACCACCACACACACCGGAACACAATGGaactacaaaaagaaaacaccGACATATAGTTGAAACCGGACTTGCCCTATTACACAAAGCAAATTTACCACATTCTTTTTGGTCATATGCATTTCAAATTGTTACATACCTCATTAATTGTTTGCCAACACCCATTCTAAATATGCATTCACCATTTCAAACATTATTCCAAATGGATCCCAATTATAAAAAACTTCGCACATTTGGTTGTCTTTGCTATCCGTGATTATGTCCATACAACTCAAATAAACTTATGTCCCGCTCTCGACAATGTATATTTTTAGGGTATTCATTGTCACAAAGTGCGTATAAATGTTTTGATCTACAAAATAACCGTCTTTATATCTCACGTCATGTTGTGTTTGAAGAAAACACATTCCGTACCAAACACTTCTCAATACTAAAAGTGTCTTGTCAACCTCTCAAAGTTCATCTCCTCCACCTAATGTTTCACTTCCAGTTTTAGTGCCAAACATTGGACCATTTGCACAGGTGCCCCCTCGAGGCAACATTCCATCCCGTGTTGCATTCTCATCAACTTCCCAACCCTCACATCAATCCCAACAAATGCCACCTCTTGAAAACCCAATTGCCACTATCAATAATAACCAAACATCAACCCCCAAAAATCCACCTTCAAGAACTCACAAAATGACCACCAGAtcccaaaataatattttcaagcACAAACAACTCAACCACATCATCACCAAACACCCACTTCCACCGACTATAGAACCAACGGGAATTATACAAGCTATGTGCGATCCTCAATGGCGTGAAGCAATGTCGGCTGAGATCAATGCCCTTATTCGTAACGGGACTTGGGAACTAATACCTTTTGATCCATCTTTGAATGTTGTaggttgcaaatgggtttatcGGATAAAAAGACATGTGATGGTAGTATTGAGAGGTACAAGGCACATCTTGTGGCCAAAGGTTTTCACCAACAACCGGGCCTTGATTACACCGATCCATTTAGCCCAGTCATCAAACCAAATACTATTCGGGTGGTTTTATCATTGGCTTTAATGCGTGGATGGACATTGAGACAAATGGTCGTCAACAATGCCTTCCTCCAAGGCACTCTTCAGGATGAGGTTTACATGTCACAAATGCTTGGCTTTAAGGACGCAGAAAAACCAACACATATTTGCAAACTTCGCAAAGCCATATATGGGTTAAAGTAGACTCCGCGGGCTTGGTATAATGAGCTAAGTTCATTCCTTCTCAcaaattcatttgtcaattcaaaGAATGATAGTTCATTGTTCATTTACTCTCATGGTGGTGTTCAAGCATATTTTTTAGTGTACGTGGATGATCTCATTATCACAGGAAGTGaccaaaattttgtttcggatTTCATCAACACTCTCTCTAATTGGttctcaattaaaaacttagggCCACTGCATTTCTTTTTGGGAATTGAAGTCATTCCTACAAAGACTGGCTTACTTCTTTCTCAACATAAATACATAAGAGAGCTACTTAAGCGCTTCAAAATGGGAGATGCAAAAGAGGTAGCGACACCATTAGCCACGGGTCAATCTCTTTCGGTTCATGACAAAGAATCACCAGCCAATGCTACAGAATTTCGAAGCCTCATTGGCGCACTTCAATACCTCAACATCACTCGCTTGGATCTTGGTTTTGCAGTAAACAAGCTATCTCAATTCATGCATAAGCCGACCACAACCCATTGGACAGCTGTAAAAAGGCTTTTACGCTATCTTAAGGGAACATTATTCCATGGGTTGCACTTGAGACGTGACACACAACCTGTGCTTCATGCCTACACCGATGCATATTGGGTAGGAAACATTGATGATCGCACATCTACTTCGGGTTTTGTGATTTATATAAGGGCCAATCCTATCTCTTGGAGTTCTTGAAAGCAATGATCAGTTGCACGGTTGTCTACTGAAGCAGAATATCGAGCCATTGCCACGGCCTCGGCGGAACTCATTTGGGTAAAATCTTTGCTCAAGAACTTGGCATTCACATGGACACGGCACCAAGCTTGTATTGTGACAACATAGGTTTATGTTTGTGCAAATCCCGTCTTCCATTCCCGAGTGAAACACATTGAGATAGATTACCATTTCATTTGGAAACTTGTTAAGCTAGCAAAATGCGAGTCTCTCATATTTCCACCCGTGATCAACTTTCCGACATTCTCACGAAACCATTATCAAGGCTGCGGAAAATACAATTATGAGACAAGATGGGTATTTCTGATGGAACGTCCATCTTGCGGGGGCATGTTAAGATATGAAATccttttttgatattattttttgaatatgaaatctttttgatatcctttttattttcatatcaTCATACCAACTGTAGATGAGTTGGTATTCCATGATTCTTGCTCTATCAAAGAttgtatttttccttctctttataAGCGTGTAcaatctataaattatgtgatatgaaaaatcatccacaaattgTGAGCTTCTTCTTCGAGAAATGGCAACGAGTACGGGAGTTACATGAATAGTGATCAGAGAGCTGCTGGGCCCGTTGGAGCAGGCAATGCTACTACCTATCAGGTCAAAATCGCTTCTCCATCCCAAGCATCATTTGCTCCTCCAACCAACAAGTTGTTGTAGAATCCCAGAGAATTCATGTGTTGTGGGATAGAACTAGAGTGATTCtgacatttccttttctttccttttcttttaattccgAGTTTCTTTGTATTTGTAATGTCGCTTGTCCTATATAAGAATTTCTTTCAACCAGTTGGTATGGTAACTAGACCGAAATCACGATACACATGTTCGCCTCCGCGTTATGTCATCTATATAATGTGTAATAGACTTTGCTTAAACATGgatcttttgtgtatatttatggGTTTTGACCATTTAGATTGGATAACCTATAAAATTCACAATACCCAATATGATTTCCTTTGTCCATTTAATCAATTATTGAGAattaattagaattttcttttgctggttAAGTGAAATGACATAATGACTAATTGTTTCGTCAATTGTTTATTTCGCTAAATACAGGTAGTAATtacataaatattatttatatatttgaaccGGGGGGTTtgctttgaaaagaaaaaggttgcgACCATTATGCTTGAGCAGATCTTGCGCTTGTCTGAATATGCCTGCAGATGCAGCTTTGGTATGAttgtttgaccaaaaaaaaaaaaaaaaaaaaaaaaatcgaaggtAATGCAAATGCCTTTAGTAGGGTTATGATTATTCGAccggaaaaagaaagaggttaTGATTGGTTGGATTTGGTATTTGCTCTAATACAACTAATTTAAGTTGTTATATAAGTAGCTTATGAAGTTTTCATTTGGTAGTCCATTAAAAAGTAAGTCATATTTATCGATTTTACACTATATTTGTTGATAATAACAAAATGTGAacctaaaatacaaaagaacAAGTCAAACagaattttaataaattggtATTAGAATAGTGAACAATTTGATTTGGTTGTAGGGGAAGTAGAGCTTGGTCAAGCCGGGGGTGGGGTGGGTTTATCCCCGTTAGGACCCCCGTGGGTTATCATTACTGGGTTTTAGGTCTCTAGTTGATTCCGATAGACCCCCAGTGTTTCACGCCCCCTCCTCGGAATTTTCCCTGGGGGAGGTTCCCTCACATGGGCTTGAGGGGGTGAACAATTTGATTTGGTTAATTCAATTACAAAAATGTGTGTGAATCTTGAAAGAAAAACGAGTATTACTAAGATTGTACCTATTTTGAACTTAACCTACCAAAATATATAGGTACATATTTTAAAACCCTAGATTTAAAATGTATTCAGTTTTTCGCAGTTAAGGAATGGAACGAATTTTTTGTATAGGGAAATCAACCGAAGGATCGAAAATATAGCGACCTTATTAGGGTATATATTAGGTTCATTATCAAGCGTACCGATTCCGTTATCGAAACTCGCAAACTATTCTATATAAGTCGTGACATCAATAATGTTGATATATAAATGAAATCCTCCACTAGCGGCAATGGACGTAAAAGTGAATCGGTGAATGTATATCGTcgctctaattttcttttcctttttcgacAAGACATCACTCGATTTGTTCACACTTATCTCATAAGCTATTCCTAGGCATATCAGTAGTGCCGATGGCCATTATTTCAGCGTTTTCCACCACGATCTCAGATTGATGGACCATCgctattcaaaaaataaaataaaataaaaattagaccATGTAACAAGAAAGGTTGATTGAGCTAATGTGCTAGAGTAGAGGTACATCAAATCTGGCAATCTCTAATGGGCATCCGTCATAATTGACCTGACAAGTTTTTTCATCACTGCCCAGATTTCAGGTTGTGCCAAAATTATTGCACCATAACATGATCCTAGCCATGATCCCATTCAAAATTGAAATACAAGACATAAACGGGGCATGATCTTATCCACCCTTGACAGTTCACCTGAGCTAAAAAAAGACTAACATCCAGGGCACATACCATATCTGCCCGGtatcccaaaaaataaatttgttacccCAGATTCGATTACTATTAGGAACCAGCGGACCTCAATCATCATCCGAGGAATCGCAAGAAGAGAAGGCAACAAAATCTTCTACCTCGCACTATATAAACCCTTATCGCCTAAGGGGCAACAAGGGCCCCCGCGGCAAAGATCGTCCAACATTTTCCTTCCGGAGCGCCCCAATTCCCTTAGCCATGACTAGAAAGAAAGCCGCTCTGGCGTACATCGCCAACGACGCCGCGAGGAAAGCCActttcaagaagaggaagaatggCCTGATGAAGAAGGTGAGTGAGCTGAGCACGCTGTGTGGGATCGAGGCGTGCGCCATCGTCTACAGCCAATACCAGGCCGAGCCGGAGGTGTGGCCGTCCACGCTGGGGGCGCGCCGGGCCATCGCAAGGTTCAAGAACATGTCGGAGATGGACCAGAGCAAGCGGATGGTGAACCAACAAGAGTTCATCCGGCAGAGGATCGTGAAGGCCGAGGAGCAGCTGAAGAAGCAGCTTCACGAGAACCGGGAGAGGGAGATCGTGCAGGTGATGTACCGGGTCCTCGTCGGGGAGGGGCTCCAGGGCCTGACCATCGTGGATTTGAACGACCTGGGGTGGATGCTGGACAAGACCGGGAAGGAGATCGAGGAGAGGATCAAGAAGCTGAAGAAGTCCGCGCCAAGCTCAGAGCAGGCAGCGTCGGCGGAGCTGCAGGCAGATAAGGCGGCTCCAGAGAACCATGCTGCCTTGAATGATGTCGTGGCCGTGGAGGGCCTGGAGGCCACGCAGAACCAGCCTTGGTACATGGACTTGCTGAAGCCGCGCAACGAGGGCGACGCCTTAAATCTCGGCAGGAATGACCCGATGCCGTCGTACCCATACGGAAACCCTGCTCCTTCATGGTCCGACTTCTACTTCCCATGAAGGAATTTGGGAGTGTTTAATTTTCTCGGTAAACATGAATAAGATGAAAATTAGGAGTGTCCGAGAAACGGCAACGAGTACGGGAGCTATACATGAATAGTGATTAGAGAGCTGCTGGGCCCGTTGGAGAAGGCAATGCTACTACCTATCAGGTCAAAATCGCTTCTCCATCCCAAGCATCATCTGCTCCTCCATCCAACAAGTTGTTGGAGAGTCCCAGAGAATTTCATGTGCTGTGGGATAGAACTAGAGTGATTCtgccatttccttttctttctttttcttttaattccgAGTTTCTTTGTATTTGTAATGTCGCTCATCCTAtgtaaaaatttctttcaactaGTTGGTATGGTAACCGGAGCGAAATCACGATACGTGTTCGCCTTTCGTTATGTCATCTATATAATGTGTAACAGACTTTGCTTAAACATGgatcttttgtgtatatttatggGTTTTGACCATTAGATTGTTCCCAATACCCAATATGATTTCGGTTGTCCATTTAATCAATTATTGTGaattaattagaatttttttttctttgccggTTAAGTGAAATGACATAATGACTAATTGTTTCGTCAATTGTTTATTTCGCTAAATAAAGGtaataattacataaatattatttatatatttgaaacgGGAGGTTtgctttgaaaagaaaagggttcCGACCACTATCCTTGAGCAGATCTTGCGCTTGTTTGAATATGCCCTGCAGATGCAGCTTTGGTAtgattgtttgaaaaaaaaaaaagaaaaagaggttaTGATTGGTTGGATTTGGTATTTGTTCTAATACAACTAATTTACGTTGTTATAAATTAGCTTATGAAGTTTTCCTTCGGTAGACCATTAAAAAGTAAGTCATATTTATCGATTTTACACTCTATTTGTTGATAATAACAAAATGTGAacctaaaatacaaaagaacAAGTCAAACAGAATTTTGATAAATTGGTTTTAGAATAGTgaacaatttaatttgattaattccaTTACAAAACTGTGTGTGAATCTTGAAAGAAAAACGAGTATTACTGAGATTGTACCTTTTTTTAACTTAACCTACCAAAATACATAGATACATATTTTAAAACCCCAGATTTAGAGATATTCAGTTATCCGCAGTTAAGGAATGGAACGAATTTTTTGTATAGGGAAATCAACCGAAGGATCGAAAATATAGCGACCTTATTAGGGTATTTATTAGGTTCATTATCAAGTGTACCGATTCCGTTATCAAAACTCGCAAACTATTCTATATAATTCAACACATCAATAATGTTGATATATAAATGAAATCCTCCACTAGAACGGACGAAAAAATGAATTGATGAATATATGTCGCC
Protein-coding regions in this window:
- the LOC104444521 gene encoding agamous-like MADS-box protein AGL80 — encoded protein: MTRKKAALAYIANDAARKATFKKRKNGLMKKVSELSTLCGIEACAIVYSQYQAEPEVWPSTLGARRAIARFKNMSEMDQSKRMVNQQEFIRQRIVKAEEQLKKQLHENREREIVQVMYRVLVGEGLQGLTIVDLNDLGWMLDKTGKEIEERIKKLKKSAPSSEQAASAELQADKAAPENHAALNDVVAVEGLEATQNQPWYMDLLKPRNEGDALNLGRNDPMPSYPYGNPAPSWSDFYFP